CTAAGGTACCGGCAGGCACTCAGATAAATATAACTCTCGCAAGAACGCCCGTTGCCGGAGAGGTCACTCCTGACGCTCCGCCGGCAAACGACCAGGACAAGCAGAGGGCGGATGCCATCAGGACCGTCGTCGTAAAAGATCTGGAGCCGTCCCAGATCCCGTCAAAGATATCTGAGGATCCTGCAGTGGCGGTGAAGCCGGCGGAAGTAAAGAAAGAACCGGTGAAAGAACCGGTGAAAGAACCTGTAAAGGAGCCGGTGACACAACCGACGGAGATAAAGCCTGAAACGGCAAAGGTTCCGGAAGTGCCTAAAAAGACTGCAAGGATCCGCTATCAGGTACCGCCTCTCAGCAAACCTTTATCGCTGAAGATAGAGATCACGGATTCGTCTGGGACCAGAGTACTGAAAGACTCCATGGCCAACAGCGGCGAGTATATTTCGATCAATGCCCCATACACCGGTGAAGCGATGATAACAATTTATCTTGGAGGCGACTTTGTATGGCAGGATCGTTTCAAATGATAGAATTGAAAAGAGACAAACCTGTGCTGATAGCTCCGTCTCTTCTCTCCGCAGATGCACTTAACATGGAGCGCCATATTGAGAGCCTTGAGGGGGAGGCTGACTGGCTTCATGTAGATATAATGGACGGGCATTTCGTGCCGAATCTTTCTTACGGGCCGTCTCTGGTCAGGGCACTGAGAAAGAGATACCCCTCAGCGTTCATTGACGTGCATATCATGGTCGAGCCTCCCGAATCTTTCGTCGATATATTTCTGGCAGAAAAGCCCTCCGTTCTGACTGTGCACTCGGAAGCCACTCCGCACATACATAGGGTGTTGCAGAAGATCCGGTCCGCAGGATGTAGAGCCGGCGTTTCCATCAACCCGGGGACCCCGGCTGAGATACTCTTGCCGATACTGCACATGGCGGATCTTGTTCTTGTAATGTCTGTCAATCCAGGATATGGGGGTCAGTCGTTTATACCTGAGGTACTCGGAAAGGTCTCTATGCTTTCAAAGTGGCGCGGCGAACATGGATGGGATTTTCTAATTGAGATGGATGGCGGACTGGGGCCCGAAAACATTGCTGCAGCCGTCGGATATGGGTGCGACGTCGTTGTTGCGGGAAACGCGGTATTTGGACAGCCGGATCCAAATCAAGTTATAAAGCAGATGAGAGAAAAGGCTGAAAGGGGGTAACCCTTCATGGAACCAGGAAATAACGCTGTTGATGATAAAAAAACACAGTTCATAGATCTAGGCTCAAAACTAAAGAGCCTTAGAGAGGCACAGGGTCTTGCAATTGAGGACATCTCACAGAAGACAAAGATCAATAAACGTTATTTGACCGCAATAGAAGAAGGCCGTCTCGAAGCCCTTCCCACAGGGCTCTATGTCCGAAGTTTTCTTA
This genomic window from Synergistaceae bacterium contains:
- the rpe gene encoding ribulose-phosphate 3-epimerase, with translation MAGSFQMIELKRDKPVLIAPSLLSADALNMERHIESLEGEADWLHVDIMDGHFVPNLSYGPSLVRALRKRYPSAFIDVHIMVEPPESFVDIFLAEKPSVLTVHSEATPHIHRVLQKIRSAGCRAGVSINPGTPAEILLPILHMADLVLVMSVNPGYGGQSFIPEVLGKVSMLSKWRGEHGWDFLIEMDGGLGPENIAAAVGYGCDVVVAGNAVFGQPDPNQVIKQMREKAERG